A region of Neovison vison isolate M4711 chromosome 7, ASM_NN_V1, whole genome shotgun sequence DNA encodes the following proteins:
- the PRX gene encoding periaxin isoform X1 produces the protein MEARSRSAEELRRAELVEIIVETEAQTGVSGINVAGGGKEGIFVRELREDSPAARSLSLQEGDQLLSARVFFENFKYEDALRLLQCAEPYKVSFCLKRTVPTGDLALRPGTVAGYEIKGPRAKVAKLNIQSLSPVKKKKMVMPGALGAPADLAPVDVEFSFPKFSRLRRGLKAEAPKGPVPAAPARRRLQLPRLRVREVAEEAQAARLAAAAPPPRKAKVEAEVAAGARFTAPQVELVGPRLPGAEVGVSQVSAPKGLGEVALHLPSLGLGAPAAPAVEPVALGIQVPQVELPTLPSLPTLPTLPCLETREGAVAVTVPTLDVAAPAVGVDLALPGVEVEARGEVPEVALKMPRLSFPRFGTRAKEVAEAKVVKGSPEARVKGPRLRMPTFGLSLLEPRPAAAETAVESKLKLPTIKMPSFGLGVSAPEVKVPKGPEVKLPKVAEMAVPEVRLPDIQLPKVPEMKLPKVPEMAVPEVQLPDVQLPKVPEMKLPEMKLPKVPEMAVPEVRLPDVQLPKVPEMKLPKVPEMAVPEVRLPDVQLPKVPEMKLPEMKLPKVPEMAVPEVRLPDVQLPKVPEMKLPEMKLPKVPEMAVPDVQLPEVGLPKVSEMRLPKVPEMAVPEVRLPDVQLPKVPEMKLPEMKLPEMKLPEIKLPKVPEMAVPDVHLPEVQLPKVSEMRLPEMQVPKVPEVHLLKAPEVKLPKALEVQLKAEQAEGMEFGFKMPKMTMPKLGRAESPSRGKAGEAGAEVSGKRVTLPCLQPEVGPEARVGVSTLTLPSVELDLPRALSLEGQVPAAEVGKVERAEGAGVAAGVGEVAFRMPSVEIVTPQLPTVEVEEGRLEVTEMKVKPSSKFSLPKFGLSGPKVPRAEAEGAERATKLKVSKFAISLPKARAGTEVEVKGAGEAGLLPALDLSIPQLSLDARLPTGKVEVAGADVKVKGPRFALPKFGVRGRDAEAGELAPGVAELESKGWGWDGKVKMPKLKMPSFGLARGKEAEIQGGRVSPGEKPESVAGQLKIPEVELVTLGAQEEGRAEGAVAVGGVQLSGPQVSMTRPAGTEGQEGALRMPLGISLPQVELSGFGEAGLGTTAGPQVKGAAQSVEGTAGYRVQVPQVTLSLPGAQVAGGELLVGEGVFKMPAVSVPQVELDVGLGREAQVGEAATGEGGLRLKMPTLGARAEAGEEGPGDQSPGAERTFHLSLPDVEISPPTVGGHAEYQVAEGDGEAGHKLKVRLPRFGLVRAKEGVEEVEKTKSPKLRLPRVGFSQSEAVPGENSPSPEEEEEEGGGEGASGRRGRVRVRLPRVGLATPSKASRGQEGEAAPKSPSGEKSPKFRFPRVSLSPKARSGSGDQEEGGFRVRLPSVGFSDTGAPGPARMEGAQAAVV, from the exons ATGGAGGCCAGGAGCCGGAGTGCTGAG GAGCTGAGGCGGGCGGAGTTGGTGGAGATCATCGTGGAGACCGAGGCGCAGACCGGGGTCAGCGGCATCAACGTAGCAGGCGGCGGCAAGGAGGGAATCTTTGTCCGCGAGCTTCGGGAGGACTCGCCCGCGGCCAGGAGTCTCAGCCTGCAGGAAG GAGACCAACTACTGAGCGCCCGTGTATTCTTCGAGAACTTCAAGTACGAGGACGCACTACGTCTGCTGCAATGTGCCGAGCCTTACAAGGTCTCCTTCTGCTTGAAGCGCACTGTGCCCACCGGGGACCTGGCGCTGCGGCCTGGCACCGTGGCCGGCTACGAGATCAAGGGCCCACGGGCCAAGGTGGCCAAGCTG aacATCCAGAGTCTGTCCCctgtgaagaagaagaagatggtgATGCCCGGGGCCCTGGGGGCCCCTGCAGACCTGGCCCCTGTTGACGTCGAATTCTCCTTTCCCAAGTTCTCCCGTCTGCGTCGGGGCCTCAAAGCCGAGGCTCCCAAGGGTCCCGTCCCAGCTGCCCCAGCCCGCCGGCGCCTCCAGCTGCCTCGGCTGCGCGTCCGAGAAGTGGCAGAAGAGGCCCAGGCAGCCCGGCTGGCCgctgctgctcctcccccaagGAAAGCCAAAGTGGAGGCTGAGGTGGCAGCAGGAGCCCGTTTCACAGCCCCTCAGGTGGAGCTGGTTGGGCCCCGGCTGCCAGGCGCCGAGGTGGGTGTCTCCCAGGTCTCAGCCCCCAAGGGGCTGGGAGAGGTGGCCCTCCACCTGCCAAGCCTTGGACTAGGAGCCCCCGCTGCCCCTGCCGTGGAGCCTGTGGCCCTAGGGATCCAGGTCCCGCAAGTGGAGCTGCCCACCTTGCCATCGCTCCCCACTCTGCCTACACTTCCCTGCCTGGAGACCCGGGAAGGGGCTGTGGCTGTGACGGTGCCCACTCTGGATGTGGCAGCGCCTGCCGTAGGGGTGGACCTGGCCTTGCCAGGTGTGGAGGTGGAGGCCCGAGGAGAGGTGCCTGAGGTGGCCCTGAAGATGCCCCGCCTCAGTTTcccccgattcgggactcgagcAAAGGAAGTCGCCGAGGCCAAGGTGGTCAAGGGCAGCCCCGAGGCCAGGGTGAAGGGGCCCAGACTTCGGATGCCCACCTTTGGGCTTTCGCTCCTGGAGCCCCGGCCGGCTGCTGCCGAAACTGCTGTCGAGAGCAAGCTGAAGCTGCCCACCATCAAGATGCCCTCGTTTGGCCTTGGGGTCTCGGCCCCTGAGGTCAAGGTGCCCAAAGGGCCTGAGGTGAAGCTCCCGAAGGTTGCGGAGATGGCCGTGCCAGAGGTGCGGCTCCCTGACATTCAGCTCCCCAAAGTCCCTGAGATGAAGCTCCCGAAGGTGCCAGAGATGGCCGTGCCAGAGGTGCAGCTACCCGACGTGCAGCTCCCCAAAGTCCCCGAGATGAAGCTCCCCGAGATGAAGCTCCCGAAGGTGCCAGAGATGGCCGTGCCCGAGGTGCGGCTCCCTGACGTGCAGCTCCCCAAAGTCCCCGAGATGAAGCTCCCGAAGGTGCCAGAGATGGCCGTGCCCGAGGTGCGGCTCCCCGACGTGCAGCTCCCCAAAGTCCCCGAGATGAAGCTCCCCGAGATGAAGCTCCCGAAGGTGCCAGAGATGGCCGTGCCCGAGGTGCGGCTCCCCGATGTGCAGCTCCCCAAAGTCCCCGAGATGAAGCTCCCTGAGATGAAGCTCCCGAAGGTGCCAGAGATGGCCGTGCCAGATGTGCAACTCCCAGAGGTGGGGCTCCCCAAAGTGTCAGAGATGAGGCTCCCGAAGGTGCCGGAGATGGCCGTCCCTGAGGTGCGGCTCCCCGACGTGCAGCTGCCAAAAGTCCCTGAGATGAAGCTCCCCGAGATGAAGCTCCCTGAGATGAAACTGCCAGAGATAAAACTCCCCAAGGTGCCCGAGATGGCTGTGCCCGACGTCCACCTCCCGGAGGTGCAGCTGCCAAAGGTGTCAGAGATGCGACTGCCAGAAATGCAGGTGCCCAAGGTCCCAGAGGTGCATCTTCTGAAGGCGCCCGAGGTGAAGCTGCCCAAGGCTCTGGAGGTGCAGCTAAAAGCCGAACAGGCAGAGGGGATGGAATTTGGTTTCAAGATGCCCAAGATGACCATGCCCAAGCTAGGGAGGGCAGAGTCTCCATCGCGAGGCAAGGCAGGCGAGGCAGGGGCTGAGGTCTCTGGGAAGCGGGTGACACTGCCCTGTCTGCAGCCAGAGGTAGGTCCCGAGGCGCGTGTGGGTGTCTCCACTCTCACACTACCCTCCGTGGAACTAGACCTGCCGAGGGCCCTCAGCCTGGAGGGGCAGGTCCCAGCAGCCGAAGTGGGCAAGGTGGAGCGGGCAGAGGGCGCTGGGGTGGCCGCAGGGGTCGGGGAAGTGGCCTTCCGAATGCCCTCTGTTGAAATCGTCACGCCACAGCTGCCCACTGTGGAAGTAGAGGAAGGGCGGCTCGAGGTGACGGAGATGAAAGTCAAGCCCTCCTCCAAGTTCTCCCTGCCCAAGTTTGGACTCTCGGGGCCCAAGgtgcccagggcagaggctgagGGGGCTGAGCGAGCCACCAAGCTGAAGGTGTCCAAGTTCGCCATCTCACTCCCCAAGGCCCGAGCGGGGACTGAGGTTGAGGTgaaaggggcaggggaggcaggcctgCTGCCTGCCCTCGATCTGTCTATCCCGCAGCTCAGCCTGGACGCCCGTCTGCCCACAGGCAAGGTGGAGGTGGCAGGGGCTGATGTCAAGGTCAAGGGGCCGAGGTTTGCCCTGCCCAAGTTTGGGGTCAGGGGCCGGGATGCTGAGGCGGGAGAACTAGCGCCAGGGGTGGCCGAGTTGGAGAGCAAGGGCTGGGGTTGGGATGGGAAGGTGAAGATGCCCAAGTTGAAGATGCCCTCCTTTGGGCTGGCTCGGGGAAAGGAAGCTGAAATCCAGGGTGGGCGTGTCAGCCCAGGAGAAAAGCCCGAGTCCGTGGCTGGGCAGCTTAAGATCCCTGAGGTGGAGCTGGTCACCCTGGGGgcccaggaggaagggagggctgaGGGGGCTGTAGCTGTGGGTGGGGTACAGCTCTCAGGCCCGCAAGTGTCCATGACCAGGCCGGCAGGCACTGAGGGCCAGGAGGGGGCGCTGAGGATGCCCCTAGGCATCTCCCTGCCCCAGGTGGAGCTATCTGGCTTTGgggaggctggcctgggcacCACCGCTGGACCACAGGTCAAGGGCGCAGCCCAGTCAGTGGAGGGCACAGCAGGCTACAGGGTCCAGGTGCCTCAGGTGACTTTGTCTCTGCCTGGAGCCCAGGTGGCAGGTGGCGAGCTGTTGGTAGGTGAGGGCGTCTTCAAGATGCCTGCTGTGTCGGTGCCCCAGGttgagctggatgtgggactggGCCGAGAGGCGCAGGTGGGTGAGGCAGCCACAGGTGAGGGGGGCTTGAGGCTGAAGATGCCCACACTGGGGGCCAGAGCTGAGGCTGGGGAAGAGGGGCCTGGAGACCAGTCCCCAGGGGCCGAGCGCACCTTCCATCTCTCACTACCCGACGTGGAGATCTCCCCACCTACCGTGGGCGGTCATGCTGAGTACCAGGTGGCAGAGGGCGACGGGGAGGCCGGACACAAGCTCAAGGTGCGGCTGCCCCGATTTGGCCTGGTTCGGGCCAAGGAGGGAGTTGAGGAGGTTGAGAAGACCAAGAGCCCCAAACTCAGGCTGCCACGAGTAGGCTTCAGCCAGAGCGAGGCAGTCCCTGGGGAGAACTCCCCCagccctgaggaggaggaggaggagggcggcGGGGAAGGGGCCTCTGGGCGCCGAGGCAGAGTCCGGGTCCGCTTGCCCCGCGTGGGCCTGGCCACCCCGTCTAAGGCCTCTCGGGGCCAGGAGGGCGAGGCAGCCCCCAAGTCCCCTAGTGGGGAGAAGTCACCCAAGTTCCGCTTCCCCCGGGTGTCCCTAAGCCCCAAGGCCCGGAGTGGGAGTGGGGACCAGGAAGAGGGTGGATTCCGGGTTCGgctgcccagtgtggggttttcAGACACAGGGGCTCCAGGCCCTGCCAGGATGGAGGGGGCTCAGGCTGCTGTCGTCTAA
- the PRX gene encoding periaxin isoform X2, with product MEARSRSAEELRRAELVEIIVETEAQTGVSGINVAGGGKEGIFVRELREDSPAARSLSLQEGDQLLSARVFFENFKYEDALRLLQCAEPYKVSFCLKRTVPTGDLALRPGTVAGYEIKGPRAKVAKLNIQSLSPVKKKKMVMPGALGAPADLAPVDVEFSFPKFSRLRRGLKAEAPKGPVPAAPARRRLQLPRLRVREVAEEAQAARLAAAAPPPRKAKVEAEVAAGARFTAPQVELVGPRLPGAEVGVSQVSAPKGLGEVALHLPSLGLGAPAAPAVEPVALGIQVPQVELPTLPSLPTLPTLPCLETREGAVAVTVPTLDVAAPAVGVDLALPGVEVEARGEVPEVALKMPRLSFPRFGTRAKEVAEAKVVKGSPEARVKGPRLRMPTFGLSLLEPRPAAAETAVESKLKLPTIKMPSFGLGVSAPEVKVPKGPEVKLPKVAEMAVPEVRLPDIQLPKVPEMKLPKVPEMAVPEVQLPDVQLPKVPEMKLPEMKLPKVPEMAVPEVRLPDVQLPKVPEMKLPEMKLPKVPEMAVPEVRLPDVQLPKVPEMKLPEMKLPKVPEMAVPDVQLPEVGLPKVSEMRLPKVPEMAVPEVRLPDVQLPKVPEMKLPEMKLPEMKLPEIKLPKVPEMAVPDVHLPEVQLPKVSEMRLPEMQVPKVPEVHLLKAPEVKLPKALEVQLKAEQAEGMEFGFKMPKMTMPKLGRAESPSRGKAGEAGAEVSGKRVTLPCLQPEVGPEARVGVSTLTLPSVELDLPRALSLEGQVPAAEVGKVERAEGAGVAAGVGEVAFRMPSVEIVTPQLPTVEVEEGRLEVTEMKVKPSSKFSLPKFGLSGPKVPRAEAEGAERATKLKVSKFAISLPKARAGTEVEVKGAGEAGLLPALDLSIPQLSLDARLPTGKVEVAGADVKVKGPRFALPKFGVRGRDAEAGELAPGVAELESKGWGWDGKVKMPKLKMPSFGLARGKEAEIQGGRVSPGEKPESVAGQLKIPEVELVTLGAQEEGRAEGAVAVGGVQLSGPQVSMTRPAGTEGQEGALRMPLGISLPQVELSGFGEAGLGTTAGPQVKGAAQSVEGTAGYRVQVPQVTLSLPGAQVAGGELLVGEGVFKMPAVSVPQVELDVGLGREAQVGEAATGEGGLRLKMPTLGARAEAGEEGPGDQSPGAERTFHLSLPDVEISPPTVGGHAEYQVAEGDGEAGHKLKVRLPRFGLVRAKEGVEEVEKTKSPKLRLPRVGFSQSEAVPGENSPSPEEEEEEGGGEGASGRRGRVRVRLPRVGLATPSKASRGQEGEAAPKSPSGEKSPKFRFPRVSLSPKARSGSGDQEEGGFRVRLPSVGFSDTGAPGPARMEGAQAAVV from the exons ATGGAGGCCAGGAGCCGGAGTGCTGAG GAGCTGAGGCGGGCGGAGTTGGTGGAGATCATCGTGGAGACCGAGGCGCAGACCGGGGTCAGCGGCATCAACGTAGCAGGCGGCGGCAAGGAGGGAATCTTTGTCCGCGAGCTTCGGGAGGACTCGCCCGCGGCCAGGAGTCTCAGCCTGCAGGAAG GAGACCAACTACTGAGCGCCCGTGTATTCTTCGAGAACTTCAAGTACGAGGACGCACTACGTCTGCTGCAATGTGCCGAGCCTTACAAGGTCTCCTTCTGCTTGAAGCGCACTGTGCCCACCGGGGACCTGGCGCTGCGGCCTGGCACCGTGGCCGGCTACGAGATCAAGGGCCCACGGGCCAAGGTGGCCAAGCTG aacATCCAGAGTCTGTCCCctgtgaagaagaagaagatggtgATGCCCGGGGCCCTGGGGGCCCCTGCAGACCTGGCCCCTGTTGACGTCGAATTCTCCTTTCCCAAGTTCTCCCGTCTGCGTCGGGGCCTCAAAGCCGAGGCTCCCAAGGGTCCCGTCCCAGCTGCCCCAGCCCGCCGGCGCCTCCAGCTGCCTCGGCTGCGCGTCCGAGAAGTGGCAGAAGAGGCCCAGGCAGCCCGGCTGGCCgctgctgctcctcccccaagGAAAGCCAAAGTGGAGGCTGAGGTGGCAGCAGGAGCCCGTTTCACAGCCCCTCAGGTGGAGCTGGTTGGGCCCCGGCTGCCAGGCGCCGAGGTGGGTGTCTCCCAGGTCTCAGCCCCCAAGGGGCTGGGAGAGGTGGCCCTCCACCTGCCAAGCCTTGGACTAGGAGCCCCCGCTGCCCCTGCCGTGGAGCCTGTGGCCCTAGGGATCCAGGTCCCGCAAGTGGAGCTGCCCACCTTGCCATCGCTCCCCACTCTGCCTACACTTCCCTGCCTGGAGACCCGGGAAGGGGCTGTGGCTGTGACGGTGCCCACTCTGGATGTGGCAGCGCCTGCCGTAGGGGTGGACCTGGCCTTGCCAGGTGTGGAGGTGGAGGCCCGAGGAGAGGTGCCTGAGGTGGCCCTGAAGATGCCCCGCCTCAGTTTcccccgattcgggactcgagcAAAGGAAGTCGCCGAGGCCAAGGTGGTCAAGGGCAGCCCCGAGGCCAGGGTGAAGGGGCCCAGACTTCGGATGCCCACCTTTGGGCTTTCGCTCCTGGAGCCCCGGCCGGCTGCTGCCGAAACTGCTGTCGAGAGCAAGCTGAAGCTGCCCACCATCAAGATGCCCTCGTTTGGCCTTGGGGTCTCGGCCCCTGAGGTCAAGGTGCCCAAAGGGCCTGAGGTGAAGCTCCCGAAGGTTGCGGAGATGGCCGTGCCAGAGGTGCGGCTCCCTGACATTCAGCTCCCCAAAGTCCCTGAGATGAAGCTCCCGAAGGTGCCAGAGATGGCCGTGCCAGAGGTGCAGCTACCCGACGTGCAGCTCCCCAAAGTCCCCGAGATGAAGCTCCCCGAGATGAAGCTCCCGAAGGTGCCAGAGATGGCCGTGCCCGAG GTGCGGCTCCCCGACGTGCAGCTCCCCAAAGTCCCCGAGATGAAGCTCCCCGAGATGAAGCTCCCGAAGGTGCCAGAGATGGCCGTGCCCGAGGTGCGGCTCCCCGATGTGCAGCTCCCCAAAGTCCCCGAGATGAAGCTCCCTGAGATGAAGCTCCCGAAGGTGCCAGAGATGGCCGTGCCAGATGTGCAACTCCCAGAGGTGGGGCTCCCCAAAGTGTCAGAGATGAGGCTCCCGAAGGTGCCGGAGATGGCCGTCCCTGAGGTGCGGCTCCCCGACGTGCAGCTGCCAAAAGTCCCTGAGATGAAGCTCCCCGAGATGAAGCTCCCTGAGATGAAACTGCCAGAGATAAAACTCCCCAAGGTGCCCGAGATGGCTGTGCCCGACGTCCACCTCCCGGAGGTGCAGCTGCCAAAGGTGTCAGAGATGCGACTGCCAGAAATGCAGGTGCCCAAGGTCCCAGAGGTGCATCTTCTGAAGGCGCCCGAGGTGAAGCTGCCCAAGGCTCTGGAGGTGCAGCTAAAAGCCGAACAGGCAGAGGGGATGGAATTTGGTTTCAAGATGCCCAAGATGACCATGCCCAAGCTAGGGAGGGCAGAGTCTCCATCGCGAGGCAAGGCAGGCGAGGCAGGGGCTGAGGTCTCTGGGAAGCGGGTGACACTGCCCTGTCTGCAGCCAGAGGTAGGTCCCGAGGCGCGTGTGGGTGTCTCCACTCTCACACTACCCTCCGTGGAACTAGACCTGCCGAGGGCCCTCAGCCTGGAGGGGCAGGTCCCAGCAGCCGAAGTGGGCAAGGTGGAGCGGGCAGAGGGCGCTGGGGTGGCCGCAGGGGTCGGGGAAGTGGCCTTCCGAATGCCCTCTGTTGAAATCGTCACGCCACAGCTGCCCACTGTGGAAGTAGAGGAAGGGCGGCTCGAGGTGACGGAGATGAAAGTCAAGCCCTCCTCCAAGTTCTCCCTGCCCAAGTTTGGACTCTCGGGGCCCAAGgtgcccagggcagaggctgagGGGGCTGAGCGAGCCACCAAGCTGAAGGTGTCCAAGTTCGCCATCTCACTCCCCAAGGCCCGAGCGGGGACTGAGGTTGAGGTgaaaggggcaggggaggcaggcctgCTGCCTGCCCTCGATCTGTCTATCCCGCAGCTCAGCCTGGACGCCCGTCTGCCCACAGGCAAGGTGGAGGTGGCAGGGGCTGATGTCAAGGTCAAGGGGCCGAGGTTTGCCCTGCCCAAGTTTGGGGTCAGGGGCCGGGATGCTGAGGCGGGAGAACTAGCGCCAGGGGTGGCCGAGTTGGAGAGCAAGGGCTGGGGTTGGGATGGGAAGGTGAAGATGCCCAAGTTGAAGATGCCCTCCTTTGGGCTGGCTCGGGGAAAGGAAGCTGAAATCCAGGGTGGGCGTGTCAGCCCAGGAGAAAAGCCCGAGTCCGTGGCTGGGCAGCTTAAGATCCCTGAGGTGGAGCTGGTCACCCTGGGGgcccaggaggaagggagggctgaGGGGGCTGTAGCTGTGGGTGGGGTACAGCTCTCAGGCCCGCAAGTGTCCATGACCAGGCCGGCAGGCACTGAGGGCCAGGAGGGGGCGCTGAGGATGCCCCTAGGCATCTCCCTGCCCCAGGTGGAGCTATCTGGCTTTGgggaggctggcctgggcacCACCGCTGGACCACAGGTCAAGGGCGCAGCCCAGTCAGTGGAGGGCACAGCAGGCTACAGGGTCCAGGTGCCTCAGGTGACTTTGTCTCTGCCTGGAGCCCAGGTGGCAGGTGGCGAGCTGTTGGTAGGTGAGGGCGTCTTCAAGATGCCTGCTGTGTCGGTGCCCCAGGttgagctggatgtgggactggGCCGAGAGGCGCAGGTGGGTGAGGCAGCCACAGGTGAGGGGGGCTTGAGGCTGAAGATGCCCACACTGGGGGCCAGAGCTGAGGCTGGGGAAGAGGGGCCTGGAGACCAGTCCCCAGGGGCCGAGCGCACCTTCCATCTCTCACTACCCGACGTGGAGATCTCCCCACCTACCGTGGGCGGTCATGCTGAGTACCAGGTGGCAGAGGGCGACGGGGAGGCCGGACACAAGCTCAAGGTGCGGCTGCCCCGATTTGGCCTGGTTCGGGCCAAGGAGGGAGTTGAGGAGGTTGAGAAGACCAAGAGCCCCAAACTCAGGCTGCCACGAGTAGGCTTCAGCCAGAGCGAGGCAGTCCCTGGGGAGAACTCCCCCagccctgaggaggaggaggaggagggcggcGGGGAAGGGGCCTCTGGGCGCCGAGGCAGAGTCCGGGTCCGCTTGCCCCGCGTGGGCCTGGCCACCCCGTCTAAGGCCTCTCGGGGCCAGGAGGGCGAGGCAGCCCCCAAGTCCCCTAGTGGGGAGAAGTCACCCAAGTTCCGCTTCCCCCGGGTGTCCCTAAGCCCCAAGGCCCGGAGTGGGAGTGGGGACCAGGAAGAGGGTGGATTCCGGGTTCGgctgcccagtgtggggttttcAGACACAGGGGCTCCAGGCCCTGCCAGGATGGAGGGGGCTCAGGCTGCTGTCGTCTAA